From the genome of bacterium, one region includes:
- a CDS encoding cytochrome c, whose product MKRNLVLLTTAALVLLLAGIASADEKKAEPEKLDGKELYKADCKICHGEDADAGEYTPMFLIIEQWERFFDENYLETHRGLAVSADDTTKVVDTITPAMLKAIRKFCVDGAADSEHPMTCG is encoded by the coding sequence ATGAAGAGAAACCTGGTCCTGCTGACGACAGCCGCGCTCGTGCTGCTGCTGGCCGGTATCGCCTCGGCCGACGAGAAGAAGGCCGAACCCGAGAAACTCGACGGCAAGGAGCTCTACAAGGCCGACTGCAAGATCTGCCACGGCGAGGACGCCGACGCCGGCGAATACACCCCCATGTTCCTGATCATCGAGCAGTGGGAACGCTTCTTCGACGAGAACTACCTCGAGACCCACCGGGGCCTGGCCGTGTCCGCGGACGACACGACCAAGGTCGTCGACACCATCACGCCCGCGATGCTCAAGGCCATCCGCAAGTTCTGCGTCGACGGCGCCGCCGACTCCGAACATCCGATGACCTGTGGATAG
- a CDS encoding M6 family metalloprotease domain-containing protein codes for MRCAVLLTLSIALLFMAGTALAHGGHHGGPSPVAADPDLLSRLGPAAVAKLAGGGEPEADLYRLTLAEIAAGKSAKVTGTGSCLLILFQWTDHPADGVAHPGSAYNDMMFSAGTYATGSVNDFYLENSYGQYGVTGLASGWHTSSGLYAAFAPTDYGQVRDMIAAAVAQLDPVIDYSQYDNDGPDGVPDSGDDDGYVDALFFVHAGPGREQTGDDNDIWSHAWAFYGGLSTGDGVGIYRYSVEPEMLSDGAQITIGVFAHEYGHVLGLPDLYDTDYSTSGIGDWGLMSGGSWCRRSGDPVGSSPAHLTAWSKWKLGWLTPNVVTADQLGATLPPVETSAVAYRIFRGGATAGDEFFLVENRQPIGFDGGLTRRQVDLGLPQPQGMIITHVDESMSANSNDNHRLVDIVEASPWFHAPGDWMEHLDGPRDYALQLWLDQYNRGDNGDAWPGWSTASLDSTDWIGPRDRDRFADDTIPPAEDYFCDASGIAIENIALAGQDVTADFLVGAKRLPAVSPDKSLTWTFETDSEGWLFCRGYVHHDLTQGGSCGGAGGLWFGLDDADYVCPPGYGNNWNDFTWRTVGVSDGATVSLRHRYDLEVGYDFARLEVRCAGDPEVAWYEIASFGGYSDCVTDTWAIPTSAISACANAFGFAVLDLRLRLDSDEGWSAEDGGYCGIGWWVDEITITGEYAVGVGDLPGAGLPAMLRPASPNPFNPVTALKYHVPAGAREVGLSVYDQRGRLVRDLSASPEAGWQERSWDGRDETGRNLPSGIYFARLNVDGALRIQKLALLK; via the coding sequence ATGCGTTGCGCTGTCCTGCTGACGCTTTCGATCGCCCTCTTGTTCATGGCGGGTACCGCCCTGGCCCATGGCGGCCACCACGGAGGGCCTTCCCCGGTCGCAGCCGACCCCGATCTGCTCTCGCGGCTGGGTCCCGCCGCGGTGGCGAAGCTCGCCGGCGGCGGCGAGCCCGAGGCCGATCTCTATCGCCTCACCCTCGCGGAGATCGCCGCGGGCAAGTCGGCCAAGGTGACCGGCACCGGTTCCTGCCTGCTGATCCTCTTCCAGTGGACGGACCATCCGGCGGACGGCGTGGCCCACCCGGGTTCGGCCTACAACGACATGATGTTCTCCGCCGGCACTTACGCCACCGGCAGCGTGAACGACTTCTACCTGGAGAACAGCTACGGGCAGTACGGCGTGACCGGGCTCGCGTCGGGCTGGCACACCTCGAGCGGTCTGTACGCCGCCTTCGCGCCCACCGATTACGGCCAGGTGCGCGACATGATCGCCGCGGCCGTCGCCCAGCTCGACCCGGTCATCGACTACAGCCAGTACGACAACGACGGTCCCGACGGCGTGCCCGACTCCGGCGACGACGACGGCTACGTGGACGCCCTCTTCTTCGTGCACGCCGGCCCCGGCCGCGAGCAGACCGGCGACGACAACGACATCTGGTCCCACGCCTGGGCCTTCTACGGGGGGCTGTCGACCGGCGACGGCGTCGGGATCTACCGCTATTCCGTGGAGCCGGAGATGCTCTCGGACGGCGCCCAGATCACCATCGGCGTCTTCGCCCACGAGTACGGCCACGTGCTCGGGCTGCCCGATCTCTACGACACCGACTACAGCACCAGCGGCATCGGCGACTGGGGCCTGATGAGCGGCGGTTCCTGGTGCCGCCGCAGCGGCGATCCCGTGGGCAGCAGCCCCGCCCACCTCACCGCCTGGAGCAAGTGGAAGCTGGGCTGGTTGACGCCGAACGTCGTCACCGCGGACCAGCTGGGCGCGACCTTGCCGCCGGTCGAGACCAGCGCCGTCGCCTACCGCATCTTCCGCGGCGGCGCGACCGCCGGCGACGAGTTCTTCCTGGTCGAGAACCGCCAGCCGATCGGCTTCGACGGCGGCCTGACCCGACGCCAGGTCGATCTGGGCCTGCCCCAGCCCCAGGGCATGATCATCACCCACGTGGACGAGTCGATGAGCGCCAATTCCAACGACAACCACCGCCTGGTCGACATCGTCGAGGCCAGCCCCTGGTTCCACGCCCCCGGCGACTGGATGGAGCACCTCGACGGACCGCGCGACTACGCCCTGCAGCTCTGGCTCGACCAGTACAACCGCGGCGACAACGGCGACGCCTGGCCCGGCTGGTCGACCGCCAGCCTCGATTCCACCGACTGGATCGGCCCGCGCGACCGCGATCGCTTCGCCGACGACACCATCCCGCCGGCCGAGGACTACTTCTGCGACGCGTCCGGCATCGCCATCGAGAACATCGCCCTGGCCGGCCAGGACGTGACGGCCGACTTCCTCGTCGGCGCCAAGCGGCTCCCCGCGGTCTCGCCGGACAAGTCCTTAACCTGGACCTTCGAGACCGACAGCGAGGGCTGGCTCTTCTGCCGCGGCTACGTCCACCACGACTTGACCCAGGGCGGGAGCTGCGGCGGCGCGGGCGGCCTCTGGTTCGGCTTGGACGACGCGGACTACGTGTGCCCGCCGGGATACGGCAACAACTGGAACGACTTCACGTGGCGCACGGTCGGCGTCTCCGACGGCGCCACCGTCAGCCTGCGCCACCGCTACGATCTCGAGGTCGGTTACGACTTCGCTCGCCTGGAGGTGCGCTGCGCGGGCGACCCCGAGGTCGCCTGGTACGAGATCGCCTCCTTCGGCGGCTACAGCGACTGCGTGACCGACACCTGGGCCATCCCCACGTCCGCGATCTCCGCCTGCGCCAACGCGTTCGGCTTCGCCGTGCTGGACCTGCGCCTGCGGCTCGATTCCGACGAGGGCTGGTCGGCCGAGGACGGCGGCTACTGCGGCATCGGCTGGTGGGTGGACGAGATCACCATCACCGGCGAGTACGCCGTCGGCGTCGGCGACCTGCCGGGCGCGGGCCTGCCCGCCATGCTGCGCCCCGCCTCGCCCAACCCCTTCAATCCGGTGACCGCGTTGAAGTACCACGTGCCGGCCGGCGCCCGCGAGGTCGGGCTGTCGGTCTACGATCAGCGCGGCCGCCTGGTGCGCGACCTGTCCGCCTCGCCGGAGGCGGGCTGGCAGGAGCGCAGCTGGGACGGGCGCGACGAGACCGGCCGCAACCTGCCCAGCGGCATCTACTTCGCGCGCCTGAACGTGGACGGCGCCCTGCGCATCCAGAAGCTGGCCCTGCTGAAATAG